The segment ACCAATTGAATCATCTAAAGATACCACCCGAATAATTGAAAAGATAGGCTATCCGGTGATGCTCAAGGCAACTGCTGGCGGTGGTGGTAAAGGGGTTCGGATTGTCTGGAATAAAGATGAATTACCGCGTGCCTTTGAAATTGCTTCTGCGGAGGCTAATGCCGCCTTTAAAAACCCATCTTTGTATATCGAACGCTATCTCCACGAACCCAGACATATTGAAGTTCAGATATTAGCGGATAAATATGGAAATATGGTTCATCTTGGTGAGCGGGAATGTTCTATTCAACATCGACATCAAAAATTAATTGAAGAATCACCTTCGTCAGCTGTCGATGAAAGATTACGAACGAAAATAACTGACGCGGCTTTAAAAGCCGCTAAAGCAGTTAAATACAGTAATGTCGGCACGATTGAATTTTTACTTGATAACGATAAAAACTTTTATTTTATTGAAATGAATACCCGAATCCAGGTTGAGCATCCGGTAACGGAATTTGTTACTGGAATTGATTTGATTAAAGAACAAATCTGTTTAGCCGATGGAGAAAAACTTCGATTTTCAAAAAAAGATATTAAACTCCGTGGTCATGCCCTCGAGTGCCGAATAAATGCCACTGACCCGGCTAATGGATTTTCTCCCTCTGTGGGTAAAATCGAAAACCTTATTTTACCAGGGGGCATTGGTGTCCGTGTGGATACTCATCTTTACCCAGGCTATACTATCCCACCTAATTATGACGCTTTGATTGCCAAAATTATTACTTAT is part of the bacterium genome and harbors:
- the accC gene encoding acetyl-CoA carboxylase biotin carboxylase subunit — encoded protein: MFKKILIANRGEIAIRIIRAAKELGIRTVAVYSDADRDSLHLQYADESICIGPASSQESYLNIPQVISAAIITGAEAIHPGYGFLAENAKFAEICESHQIGFIGPTSQTIAKMGDKIEARRIMKHAGVPIIPGSTKPIESSKDTTRIIEKIGYPVMLKATAGGGGKGVRIVWNKDELPRAFEIASAEANAAFKNPSLYIERYLHEPRHIEVQILADKYGNMVHLGERECSIQHRHQKLIEESPSSAVDERLRTKITDAALKAAKAVKYSNVGTIEFLLDNDKNFYFIEMNTRIQVEHPVTEFVTGIDLIKEQICLADGEKLRFSKKDIKLRGHALECRINATDPANGFSPSVGKIENLILPGGIGVRVDTHLYPGYTIPPNYDALIAKIITYGLTRDEAIARMKRALEECVIEGIKTTIPFHQKVLEQETFKKGEIHTHFLSGVS